A window from Brachyhypopomus gauderio isolate BG-103 chromosome 6, BGAUD_0.2, whole genome shotgun sequence encodes these proteins:
- the poldip3 gene encoding polymerase delta-interacting protein 3 isoform X1 yields the protein MADLSLDELIRRRNFNVRGAIKRPTFGRGALTVGRGASTVGRGALTVGRGASTLGRGASTLGRGVGLVGRTFDARQKIGTSDVRQRLAGGGASSYPVFPVKDAREKLGQKDARFRIRGRGGAVVQDARQAINSRKQQQVQDVPTVSIQTSIPQTQVHDSNTVNTGPRLSKVVDARDRLSLKRSITSSPNQGPAAQLKITKTIQQRPVGMTSGIRINVPSRGAQGVSADDEDDDDDESIIPNKQMKITTANNLVQTRVGGGASFSLSPSITKVVKNDSYTAPPPPAPVAVTPTRSSARPPTQALQPVSRTMVAGQQTAANTSSQSAPPQPVFSPLEGTKITVNNLHPRVTEEDIVELFCVCGALKRARLVKVGVAEVVFVRKEDAVSAYRKYNNRCLDGQPMKCNLHIQGNVITSDQPILLRLSDSPAGGPVAGKKEVLPVRSTPRSAPAEVDPQTILKALFKSSTQSSSTSEPAAASATAFRIKI from the exons ATGGCGGACCTTTCTTTGGACGAATTAATACGCCGACGCAATTTTAATGTCAGAGGCGCAATTAAAAG gcCAACCTTTGGAAGAGGGGCGTTGACAGTGGGAAGAGGGGCGTCGACGGTAGGAAGAGGGGCGTTGACAGTAGGAAGAGGGGCGTCGACTTTGGGAAGAGGGGCGTCGACTTTGGGAAGAGGGGTGGGGTTGGTTGGCAGGACTTTTGATGCCAGACAGAAGATTGGCACCAGTGATGTCAGACAGCGACTCGCAGGAGGTGGAG CCTCCTCCTACCCAGTGTTTCCAGTGAAGGACGCCAGGGAGAAGCTCGGGCAGAAGGACGCGCGGTTCCGTATTCGAGGAAGAGGGGGCGCTGTGGTGCAGGACGCTCGACAGGCCATAAACTCTCGGAAACAGCAGCAGGTCCAGGACGTCCCTACAGTCAGCATTCAGACTTCAATACCGCAGACACAAGTCCACGACAGCAACACCGTCAACACGGGGCCCCGCCTCTCTAAAGTGGTGGATGCACGCGATAGGCTGAGCCTGAAGAGGAGCATCACATCTTCACCCAATCAGGGACCTGCAGCTCAACTGAAGATCACCAAAACTATCCAG CAGAGGCCTGTTGGTATGACCAGTGGAATTCGCATAAATGTGCCCAGCAGGGGAGCTCAG GGGGTCTCTgctgatgatgaagatgatgatgatgatgaatccATCATTCCTAATAAGCAGATGAAGATCACCACAGCCAATAACCTTGTACAGACGCGG GTGGGGGGCGGAGCATCTTTCTCACTGTCTCCATCCATCACTAAAGTGGTGAAGAACGACTCCTacacagctccgccccctcctgcACCTGTTGCCGTGACACCAACACGCTCCAGTGCTCGCCCCCCTACACAAGCCTTGCAGCCTGTTTCTAGGACAATGGTTGCTGGGCAACAAACAGCAGCCAATACTAGTAGTCAGTCTGCACCTCCACAG CCCGTGTTCAGTCCGCTGGAGGGAACTAAAATCACCGTGAATAATTTACACCCACGTGTCACAGAAGAGGATATAGTG gagctgttctgtgtgtgtggtgcattaAAGCGCGCTCGCCTGGTGAAGGTGGGTGTGGCGGAGGTGGTGTTTGTGCGGAAGGAGGATGCAGTCAGTGCGTACAGGAAGTACAACAACCGCTGTTTGGATG GCCAGCCAATGAAGTGTAATCTACACATACAGGGTAATGTCATCACGTCAGACCAGCCAATCCTGCT GAGACTGAGTGATTCTCCTGCTGGTGGTCCAGTGGCTGGAAAGAAGGAGGTGCTTCCTGTACGCTCCACCCCCCGCTCCGCCCCTGCTGAGGTTGACCCCCAGACCATCCTCAAGGCCCTGTTCAAATCATCCACCCAGAGCAGCTCCACCTCAGAGCCGGCTGCTGCGTCAGCAACCGCCTTCCGGATCAagatttaa
- the poldip3 gene encoding polymerase delta-interacting protein 3 isoform X3, translating into MEPTFGRGALTVGRGASTVGRGALTVGRGASTLGRGASTLGRGVGLVGRTFDARQKIGTSDVRQRLAGGGASSYPVFPVKDAREKLGQKDARFRIRGRGGAVVQDARQAINSRKQQQVQDVPTVSIQTSIPQTQVHDSNTVNTGPRLSKVVDARDRLSLKRSITSSPNQGPAAQLKITKTIQQRPVGMTSGIRINVPSRGAQGVSADDEDDDDDESIIPNKQMKITTANNLVQTRVGGGASFSLSPSITKVVKNDSYTAPPPPAPVAVTPTRSSARPPTQALQPVSRTMVAGQQTAANTSSQSAPPQPVFSPLEGTKITVNNLHPRVTEEDIVELFCVCGALKRARLVKVGVAEVVFVRKEDAVSAYRKYNNRCLDGQPMKCNLHIQGNVITSDQPILLRLSDSPAGGPVAGKKEVLPVRSTPRSAPAEVDPQTILKALFKSSTQSSSTSEPAAASATAFRIKI; encoded by the exons ATGGA gcCAACCTTTGGAAGAGGGGCGTTGACAGTGGGAAGAGGGGCGTCGACGGTAGGAAGAGGGGCGTTGACAGTAGGAAGAGGGGCGTCGACTTTGGGAAGAGGGGCGTCGACTTTGGGAAGAGGGGTGGGGTTGGTTGGCAGGACTTTTGATGCCAGACAGAAGATTGGCACCAGTGATGTCAGACAGCGACTCGCAGGAGGTGGAG CCTCCTCCTACCCAGTGTTTCCAGTGAAGGACGCCAGGGAGAAGCTCGGGCAGAAGGACGCGCGGTTCCGTATTCGAGGAAGAGGGGGCGCTGTGGTGCAGGACGCTCGACAGGCCATAAACTCTCGGAAACAGCAGCAGGTCCAGGACGTCCCTACAGTCAGCATTCAGACTTCAATACCGCAGACACAAGTCCACGACAGCAACACCGTCAACACGGGGCCCCGCCTCTCTAAAGTGGTGGATGCACGCGATAGGCTGAGCCTGAAGAGGAGCATCACATCTTCACCCAATCAGGGACCTGCAGCTCAACTGAAGATCACCAAAACTATCCAG CAGAGGCCTGTTGGTATGACCAGTGGAATTCGCATAAATGTGCCCAGCAGGGGAGCTCAG GGGGTCTCTgctgatgatgaagatgatgatgatgatgaatccATCATTCCTAATAAGCAGATGAAGATCACCACAGCCAATAACCTTGTACAGACGCGG GTGGGGGGCGGAGCATCTTTCTCACTGTCTCCATCCATCACTAAAGTGGTGAAGAACGACTCCTacacagctccgccccctcctgcACCTGTTGCCGTGACACCAACACGCTCCAGTGCTCGCCCCCCTACACAAGCCTTGCAGCCTGTTTCTAGGACAATGGTTGCTGGGCAACAAACAGCAGCCAATACTAGTAGTCAGTCTGCACCTCCACAG CCCGTGTTCAGTCCGCTGGAGGGAACTAAAATCACCGTGAATAATTTACACCCACGTGTCACAGAAGAGGATATAGTG gagctgttctgtgtgtgtggtgcattaAAGCGCGCTCGCCTGGTGAAGGTGGGTGTGGCGGAGGTGGTGTTTGTGCGGAAGGAGGATGCAGTCAGTGCGTACAGGAAGTACAACAACCGCTGTTTGGATG GCCAGCCAATGAAGTGTAATCTACACATACAGGGTAATGTCATCACGTCAGACCAGCCAATCCTGCT GAGACTGAGTGATTCTCCTGCTGGTGGTCCAGTGGCTGGAAAGAAGGAGGTGCTTCCTGTACGCTCCACCCCCCGCTCCGCCCCTGCTGAGGTTGACCCCCAGACCATCCTCAAGGCCCTGTTCAAATCATCCACCCAGAGCAGCTCCACCTCAGAGCCGGCTGCTGCGTCAGCAACCGCCTTCCGGATCAagatttaa
- the poldip3 gene encoding polymerase delta-interacting protein 3 isoform X2, with protein sequence MADLSLDELIRRRNFNVRGAIKRPTFGRGALTVGRGASTVGRGALTVGRGASTLGRGASTLGRGVGLVGRTFDARQKIGTSDVRQRLAGGGASSYPVFPVKDAREKLGQKDARFRIRGRGGAVVQDARQAINSRKQQQVQDVPTVSIQTSIPQTQVHDSNTVNTGPRLSKVVDARDRLSLKRSITSSPNQGPAAQLKITKTIQRPVGMTSGIRINVPSRGAQGVSADDEDDDDDESIIPNKQMKITTANNLVQTRVGGGASFSLSPSITKVVKNDSYTAPPPPAPVAVTPTRSSARPPTQALQPVSRTMVAGQQTAANTSSQSAPPQPVFSPLEGTKITVNNLHPRVTEEDIVELFCVCGALKRARLVKVGVAEVVFVRKEDAVSAYRKYNNRCLDGQPMKCNLHIQGNVITSDQPILLRLSDSPAGGPVAGKKEVLPVRSTPRSAPAEVDPQTILKALFKSSTQSSSTSEPAAASATAFRIKI encoded by the exons ATGGCGGACCTTTCTTTGGACGAATTAATACGCCGACGCAATTTTAATGTCAGAGGCGCAATTAAAAG gcCAACCTTTGGAAGAGGGGCGTTGACAGTGGGAAGAGGGGCGTCGACGGTAGGAAGAGGGGCGTTGACAGTAGGAAGAGGGGCGTCGACTTTGGGAAGAGGGGCGTCGACTTTGGGAAGAGGGGTGGGGTTGGTTGGCAGGACTTTTGATGCCAGACAGAAGATTGGCACCAGTGATGTCAGACAGCGACTCGCAGGAGGTGGAG CCTCCTCCTACCCAGTGTTTCCAGTGAAGGACGCCAGGGAGAAGCTCGGGCAGAAGGACGCGCGGTTCCGTATTCGAGGAAGAGGGGGCGCTGTGGTGCAGGACGCTCGACAGGCCATAAACTCTCGGAAACAGCAGCAGGTCCAGGACGTCCCTACAGTCAGCATTCAGACTTCAATACCGCAGACACAAGTCCACGACAGCAACACCGTCAACACGGGGCCCCGCCTCTCTAAAGTGGTGGATGCACGCGATAGGCTGAGCCTGAAGAGGAGCATCACATCTTCACCCAATCAGGGACCTGCAGCTCAACTGAAGATCACCAAAACTATCCAG AGGCCTGTTGGTATGACCAGTGGAATTCGCATAAATGTGCCCAGCAGGGGAGCTCAG GGGGTCTCTgctgatgatgaagatgatgatgatgatgaatccATCATTCCTAATAAGCAGATGAAGATCACCACAGCCAATAACCTTGTACAGACGCGG GTGGGGGGCGGAGCATCTTTCTCACTGTCTCCATCCATCACTAAAGTGGTGAAGAACGACTCCTacacagctccgccccctcctgcACCTGTTGCCGTGACACCAACACGCTCCAGTGCTCGCCCCCCTACACAAGCCTTGCAGCCTGTTTCTAGGACAATGGTTGCTGGGCAACAAACAGCAGCCAATACTAGTAGTCAGTCTGCACCTCCACAG CCCGTGTTCAGTCCGCTGGAGGGAACTAAAATCACCGTGAATAATTTACACCCACGTGTCACAGAAGAGGATATAGTG gagctgttctgtgtgtgtggtgcattaAAGCGCGCTCGCCTGGTGAAGGTGGGTGTGGCGGAGGTGGTGTTTGTGCGGAAGGAGGATGCAGTCAGTGCGTACAGGAAGTACAACAACCGCTGTTTGGATG GCCAGCCAATGAAGTGTAATCTACACATACAGGGTAATGTCATCACGTCAGACCAGCCAATCCTGCT GAGACTGAGTGATTCTCCTGCTGGTGGTCCAGTGGCTGGAAAGAAGGAGGTGCTTCCTGTACGCTCCACCCCCCGCTCCGCCCCTGCTGAGGTTGACCCCCAGACCATCCTCAAGGCCCTGTTCAAATCATCCACCCAGAGCAGCTCCACCTCAGAGCCGGCTGCTGCGTCAGCAACCGCCTTCCGGATCAagatttaa